The Lytechinus variegatus isolate NC3 chromosome 7, Lvar_3.0, whole genome shotgun sequence genome includes the window GTTTATTCaaatctttacatttttttcttgttttttcgtCATCTTGccattttcttccctttttctgcTTATTGAATTTCTGTAGAATCTTATATGCCGCATTTTTTCTTCCAGAGATATAGTGCCAAGTTGTACAGCAATGTAttcttatgtaaaaaaaaagaaaaattattttgaaagacGAGTTAAAATAGTGCATTGATATGGAATAATCGTTTAACAAAATTTACAGTCTCCAATTTCAAGTACATTATGGTTTGAATTTTCTGTTACGATTTTGATATCGTTGTTGCCCAAAATATAGTTCTGAATTCTGATTAATCAATTCTCAAAAACTAaaccaagaaacaaaaaaagtaaaatgtacatgtatgttttgcaTTGTTTCCTCTTATTGCCTCGATGGTGAGTACCCTTAATACTTTTTATTGAGTTTTCAAGAATATATATTATGGTAAAATCTTTCTTTCTAAATAcattaatatataattttattaaaCTTAGATTTACACTTTCGTCCGTTTGAATTGCCATTTGAATGGAAAACAGCTCCCCGCCACGATAGTGACTTATGTAGGATGTATTGTTTAGTATTTTTGTTCATACTTGTCTTGATATGCAAAATTGCATGTGAATTTCATCCCTCAGCTATGCTAGGTGTATaaagctcaatttttttttgttttctttgatttctttactacggtaataaagaaatcaaagaaaacaaaaaatgtgtgATTTATAAGAAACTCGTGATAACCAAATACAAATTATTCTTCTATAGctttagtattttttttgttgggggtgggtTCTTATCGTTTCattgtataattttatttttctcgaTTAATTCCACTTCAGATTGAGTGGGCCGTCAGTGGGGCTTATATCCGCATGCTCAGTGATAGCCGGACCCTACCACAAAATTAATGGTGGTAGCATGGTGGTATATAGTGAGCGTTTCCCCATCAGAGAGCATTGTGATTTCCCCATGCTGCAACACTATCCATCGAATTTGTGGAATCATTTTAGTGCGATCCCCATGTTATCGAAATACAGACCCAGGCTtttgcttttggaaaaaaaatgactctTCGGGCCAGATCAACCCCTTCGTTGCAGCCAGCATGCCAAATAATGGGATTGCGGAATtcgactgccccccccccccaaaaaaaaaaaagagggccGAGGCGAGTTGAAAGATTTAAGAATGAGaataagaaaatgtgtaaaaatacTGAGCAATGAGCAAGTCCATTTTTTCTAATTCTAAAGAAATGCATATATAGCTACGAGATAAGGAACCATTGTATCTTTCTTGGATATTTGGTGGCTCTGAAAAGAGCCGTTTATCGTAAAATGGTAAAGACCAATTTACTTGGAGGTGGTGTATTTGGTGACGGCCTTGGTGCCCTCAGAGACGGCGTGCTTGGCCAATTCACCGGGGAGGAGGAGACGGACAGCGGTCTGGACCTCACGGCTGCTGATGGTAGACTTCTTGTTGTACTGGGCAAGACGGGAAGCCTCACCGGCAATACGTTCGAAGACATCGTTGACGAAGCTGTTCATGATGGACATAGCACGGCTTGAGATACCAGTGTCGGGATGGACCTGCTTCAGAACCTTGTAGATGTAGATTCCGTAGCTTTCCTTTCGGCGCCTTCTCCTCTTCTTGTCTCCGCTAGGC containing:
- the LOC121419350 gene encoding late histone H2B.L3-like, translating into MPAKAQTAGKKGSKKAKAPRPSGDKKRRRRRKESYGIYIYKVLKQVHPDTGISSRAMSIMNSFVNDVFERIAGEASRLAQYNKKSTISSREVQTAVRLLLPGELAKHAVSEGTKAVTKYTTSK